In a genomic window of Aphanothece sacrum FPU1:
- a CDS encoding phosphate-starvation-inducible PsiE family protein produces MKKIFKDDNFMRLIHLVENVVSKVLSIALVIVICVSIFDLVIILGKDLLTTEPVGFFNKTMLEIFGLFLNILIALELLENITAYLRKHIVQVELVVVTALIAVARKIIIFDPAKYEKNDIIALALAALGLSASYWLIRQMNMKSNQNNDRHD; encoded by the coding sequence ATGAAAAAAATATTTAAAGATGACAACTTTATGAGATTGATTCATCTCGTTGAAAATGTTGTTTCTAAAGTTTTATCTATTGCCTTAGTTATTGTTATTTGTGTTTCTATTTTTGATTTAGTCATTATTCTTGGTAAAGATTTATTGACCACTGAACCTGTGGGATTTTTTAATAAAACAATGCTAGAAATTTTTGGACTATTTCTTAACATATTAATTGCCTTAGAATTATTAGAAAATATCACTGCTTATCTGAGAAAACATATTGTTCAAGTCGAATTAGTTGTGGTCACAGCTTTAATTGCTGTAGCCAGAAAAATCATTATTTTTGATCCAGCTAAATATGAGAAAAACGATATTATTGCCTTAGCTTTAGCTGCTTTAGGACTTTCTGCTAGTTATTGGCTAATTCGACAAATGAATATGAAGTCTAATCAAAACAATGATAGACATGATTGA